The segment TCCATCGCATATGGGGAAGGAGCGTTGTTGTTTGCGAGGTCTTGATCATTTACATGGACCCACTTTTCATTCCATTTGTGGGAATTTTATGATCTATAAACCGTCCCTAACGAGCGATCGGCTCATGTTTGAGCATGATGAATCACTTCGTGCCGACCTGTTCCCAATCCACTTTCCGGCCTCATATGAGAATGGAAAACTGGAGCATTTTATCCATCGGTGGATGAAGAATCGCGAACATAATAATTTCTGGTTGACCATGTTCCCAGAAAAAAGATACTTTCGAGAAAGGACGAGCACGACTGAAGTGGCTATACATACAAATCTATTTACGGATCTATATGCTTCGATTGGAACTGGAAGTTCCAGAACAGGTGGCTGGTATACCACAATAATCaaacttccttttcttttttttattcggATCGGATTTATGTTGGCTTCGTTGGGAGGCTCGCGTAGTTTGTTACGTCAGCTCCAAAAGGATAAGTTGCGTTGGAATTGATAAAGTTCCGTGGAGTTCATAATTGCATAAAAGGAGCCAAAGTAGTGGCTGCGGCGCGTTGAGGCACTTCTTCGACGGTCCCCGTACGCCTGGCCTGCCGGCCCGCTCTGAAGAATTcatgatttatatatgtttcagGCCGGTGAGAGGGAGTGCGGAATAAGGATTGATTTCACTGTATCCATCGTAGCCCACCCCATCTACCTATTGTCGGAGGTCAATTGTTGCTCCCTCTCTCGAGATTGCAATCCCTATCGAGTCGGGAAGGAATGAGTAATGGGTCGGGGAATCGGGCATCGGCCCTCTTGGATCCGGTAGGAGCAGGAGTAGGTAAGTTAGTATCGATCCGGTGAAGAAAAGAGAATTTAGTTGATAGAGACGTTAGATCTGGAGGAAGCATCTGGTCACATATCCCAAAACCTTCACGGGAAAGGAACGGACTCACTCGCCCTACTTCTAAAGATAGATAGAAAAGGTTAGGGAGTCCCAGCTGCTGAGGTGGCGTAGTGAGAGGTGAgagcaataacaacaaaagcGGCGGAAGATCCTGCAGTAGTATATTCGGTTGTTTGCGGTGGAATAGATTCAAGCGTCCGGGCCAGTAGATCCACAGCAAATAGGCGTTGACTTAGTTGCTTTTGCAGTTTATTTTAATCCCGATGTTGATCCGACGCAACTTACCGGTGATAGTCGCAGCACCAGGAGCTTTCAAGGGAGGGGGCCAGGATCTCTAGTTCTGTTCTggaatcaaaacaaaaaatgtaaCTAAATAGGCAGCGAGCCGTTCAGATGAGACCCGAAGACCAGGAAGAATAAATAAGCAAAGGGAGGGGCTTCTTCCTTCAACAGAGGTAATGCTTATTCTTCTCCTTCCTGGTACTCTTGAATAAGGCAAGGCTTTTCCCTATTCCCTATCAAAAGCACTTTCAGTAGAAAAATGAATTCCTCTAGATAAGTTCCCTGTCGAGAGGGAAGAAAGGAGAATTTACTTCGGGGCTTAAGGTAGTTCAGTCACCCTCAGGTCATAATAGAGTCTAGTATGACATCGGTAGGAAGATAATGCAGCTAAGCCGAGACTTGCTTCTGAGGCATTTCAGACTTTACTTGCTGTTGCCGATATGATCTTTTCTCTTGTTTCAGAAGTGGAGTTTGCTGCTATCGTAGATAAGAGTGACAGAATTGATAGAGCGAAATCCAATTCCCTAGCTAGGTTTGAAAGGAAAGAGGAACTGCAGCTCGATTTGAGATGAAATCTGGCAATAGCTCTAGGGCATCGTACTCAGGGGATACGCACTCGGCTCGCTCAGGATTCTGTCTTTAGTCAGTTGGTAACTTTCTGAGCCTTAGTGCGCATGGCCTTGCTTCCTTTGCGCTCACCAATGAGCAGTGAAAGTCCCGGAACTTGTTAATTGACTGGCTGGCTTCCGAAAGGAACCGGAGCTCTTCTAGCCACTAACGGCTCATAGGCCTCCTCATCCCGAAAGGGAAAGGGAGCAGAGGGTAGGATATGATCACGTGAGGGACACGAAGGCATTAAGAAAGCAATCGCCCCCCCCTTTGATACTTAGGTTCGGCTGGCCTTTCACTTGCCCAGGCCAGTACACATCTCTTCTGGGCGCTAGCCGGTTCGCTTTTCTTTTAGCAATTTAAGGCAGAACCGGGTGCATTCACTTAAAGACTGCCTTTTCTTTCGACGTAGGCATTTCGGGCCTTATTCCTTTCCGATCGCACTCAAAGTTGTCACAGAATGGGATTAGGATTTGCATCAATCAACTATAGTATAACCAATGGTGCCGATCACCCCTAAAATGGTTCGAAGTCCCTGACTGAGGTCGTTGCATTACCTAAAGCCTCCTAGCGAGGAAAGCAAAATCTGTTCCAGAGATACCATGGTAGTAAGGCCATGAAGGTCTTCACTTGGTCACCACCTCCTTTGCTGCAGGTGAGAAAGGGCCTTTTCAATTTATTCGTCCTCGGGGACTCTTCCGTTAACTGCGGCGACAATACGTTCTTGTACCCGATTCTCAGAGGAATCTCGTCGTCGTCTTACCTTTGGAATGCCGTCGATCTCCGCCTCATTCCTGATCTCCTCGCTAAGCTTTTCTTCTCTCTCTAGGTTCCATTTCTTTGATCTTCTCtgctttttttttgaatttccttTACCTTGGACTAGCCATTTAACAGATGAAAAAGGACCGGAGTCGTTCAAAGCGAAAGAAGTTCCGATCACAGCTTCtcaaacaaaatgaattagggaAAAAAGAGCCGTCCTTACCTTCAATCCAATCTGATTCTGATTCCGCGGAAAGTCTTTCAAGTTCGGATACGATCACCCAATATAACCCTCCTTAACTGCCCTAGCTTCTTGCCCATCGGGCATGGTGGCACATCCTTCTTGATTGGGCATCTTTCAGAGAGGAAACTGCATATGAATCAGGCACACTCTAACCCCTTCCCTCCTAGAGGCGGGTGCTTTACTTCCTGCTCTTTGTCCATTCGGAGAATAGGGTCTGAAAGGACAACTCTTAATAAGATTAGATGCTCGACCCAAACTATTTAATATCTCCTGATTCTCTTAAGGCCACAAATCACGAAAAGTCGGGCAAGAGCGCTATCAAAGACTGTTTCCCTGGAAGAAGAGCTGGGCAAAGACTAAGGGAATATCTTTTCATCGCTATAAGGCAGATGAAGTTCGACATCAATAAAGAGAAAGACTTTCTTCGAAAATGCTAGATCCCATCTTTCATGCTTCTGGTTCCGTGGAAGGTGAAAGGGCTAGGGACAGAACTCCGGGCACATAACTCCTGGGGGAGCACTCTCCAGGGACATAACAGCATTCTGTCACCGCGAGCTTAGGGCATTGGATTAGGATTCCCCCACCTCATAAAACATCATTTGATGCTTCTGACACATATGATATGAAAGAAGATGAGTCTTTATTCGCCTTATCAGGcatagtttcttttcaagaaagAGGCAGAGGATATGAGCTTGACACCGCAGCTAGGCGTGGTTCCGCAGACTGTATACGTGGTAGGGCCCGCTTCAGAAAGTAGGTTTCCAAGCCCGCAGATTCAAGAGTTAAGTTAGAGGCTGACTAGTTAAACAGGAAATTCAAATGAAAGAAGGTTCTTTCACCTTATATTGATTCTTTGTTCCTGCTTCAACTCATAGATGACTACCCGAGGATCACTCACTCTACTATAAGACCACTAAGAGGGATTAGATTACCAACCCCTCTTTCTAACTATAACTTCAGAACAGCTACGCTTGTCGCCCGCTAAAGTAAAGCAATTGTCGCAGCTCCAGCTGAAGCAATTGTCGCAGCTCCAGCTGAAGCAATTGTAACTGCTCCGGTGGATCAGAGCTACTCGAAAACCGTGATAGGTGCTTGAGATCAGAACTGCTTACAGCAGCCTTGACCTGGTCCAATGGAAAGGGAAAGCTGAAAGAAAAGAGAGTTTCAATCCACAAATGATCCGATACATATAAAGATGCTACTTGAACTCGACTCCGTGAAACCTTGTTTGAGCGAGAGGAACGGACAACAGATAAAGAGTTGTAGCTAGGTCCTATAGAAATTGGAATAAGAGCTTGCCGGTCACGTGGAAGGTCTTCGGGGAGCCAAAAAGCGCTCCATACGAGGCCGATCCGATCTCCATTGTGTAGCCCTTCAAGTGCTGATAGACCGCGAGCTCCTGTTGTTTTTTATTGGCATGGACTGAACATGGTCCCTAGCTGTGAACGTATGTGTTGACTTCGTGAAACCTTAGTAGGATGGTTCACTGGAGATGCAGTGTGCTCGGCTTTTCCGTTTTTTCTTTGTCTTTGCCTCCAACAGTTGACTGGGCTATAGCTAAACCTGCCCTTTGTCTAAAGATGTGGTGCCACGAGATATTCGATTTGAGAGTACCTTCTCATTGGGGCATGCCGGCAACCTTGCGGCTGAGAACTATCTGGTGCGGGAGTAATCCATCGAGCTGAATGCTTGGTTGAGTATTCTATCGCGCCTAGTAAAACAGGCATCCCTATACCTATGTGTCTTGTGTGCTTATTAGTGCCATTGAGGGGTGGCCGAAGGTTAGGCGTACACATGGGCTCATCCCCGCCATCGATCTATAAATTTCCATTTTCCGCAATTTTGGTTGTCAAGTCGAGATATGAGTGTATAGGGGCGCCAGACTCCCTGTGCTGTGATGGGTTCTGCCATGTGAAAGCGGTGAACTGCTTGTCAGGGCTAGGCTAAACCATGATGCTGTGTTACTAGGCTTCGCCTCTCCCTTCACTATGAAAGTCTCGCTCCTattctttaagaaaaagaagatggaAACTGAGCTTGATTATCTAATGGAAGGGAAGGAAGAAGTGGAACTTTGCATAAAGTGAAGATCGCTGGGGGTGAGTAGAAATGAATTGTTTTTCATAAATAGTAAGATTCCATTTTATTTgtctgccccccccccccccaaaaaaaaaaaagaagagagactTGTTGGAAATGTGCTTGGTTGTTGaccaagaaagaaagaaatgggaGTCTTTGGGCATTGCTTGGGCTAAGTCAAACTTGGGACGAGTGTTGTATGGCTACCTAGTGATTTACAAGTACCCTCACTGCACTGACCATAGTAAACCCCTTCTCGTTGTACCGAAATAGAGATCTGATTTAAACGACCAGGTACAGCATATGAGTTCGATCCATtaggttctttttttttttcagaaaagaaACGAGAGACAAGAAAACATCTTTGATTACGATTAAAAGGAACAATCTCAAATAGACCAAGATCCAATTTCGGGTCATTTCTTGGTGAACATGATCTGCCATAATCTCTTCGATCCCTTCATTTATGTGCCAGAATAGAGAGAGATTTGGTAGGAAAGTGGAAGAGACCTTTTTGTATATGATAATCAAAGGGAGTGGGAAAGCTGCAGTAATTCTTTGGAAAAGCCCGGTTCTCTTTGTCTTCGAGCTTTCATTCCTCAATCCACTGATTCCTTCCTTCATATACCTCCCCACCAATAGATAGAGACAAATAGGAATAACCGAACCACGTCTACAAAATGCCAGTACCATGCAGCTGCTTCAAAGCCAACGTGATGCTCCTTGGTCAGATGACCAAGATATTGGCGAATACCACATATGATCGAGAAAATAGTACCTATAATCACATGAAAACCATGAAAGCCAGTTGCTAAGAAAAAGGTAGAACCATAAATACTATCCGAAATAGTGAAGGGTGCTTGATAATATTCCATTCCTTGAAAGCCTGTGAATACTAGAGCCAGTGAAACGGTAGCTACTAAAGCGTAAACTGCTCGTTTTTCCTTCCCCGCGAGTATAGCATGATGAGCCCAAGTTACGGCAGCTCCGGATGAAAGGGGAATAAGGGTATTAAGAAAAGGGATTTCCTTTATATATCCAAGTCGAGAGTAGAGTTACAGGAAAAGCCGTCTGATGGAAAACTACTTTCACGTTCGGTTCAGAGAGCACTTTTTTCGTTGAGAATTCCTCGTTCCCTTTCGTGTGAATTCCCCAGCGGCGAATTTCAAACTTGTGGGGCCCTATCTATTCCATCTCTCGAGCCCCGAAGAAAACCCCCTACCCTTCGGACTCCATATATCTTTTGACTCTATATATGTGGGCACCTGATATCTATGAGGGTTCACCCACCCCGGTTACAGCATTCCTTTCTATTGCGCCTAAAATCTCTATTTCTGCTAATATTTCACGTGTTTCTATTTATGGTTCTTATGGAGCTACATTGCAACAAATCTTCTTTTTCTGCAGCATTGCTTCTATGATCTTAGGAGCACTGGCCGCCATGGCCCAAACGAAAGTAAAAAGACTTCTAGCTCATAGTTCAATTGGACATGTAGGTTATATTCGTACTGGTTTCTCATGTGGAACCATAGAAGGAATTCAATCACTACTAATTGGTATCTTTATTTATGCATCAATGACGATAGATGCATTCGCCATAGTTTTAGCATTACGGCAAACCCGTGTCAAATATATAGCTGATTTGGGCGCTCTAGCCAAAACGAATCCTATTTTGGCTATTACCTTCTCCATTACTATGTTCTCATACGCAGGAATACCCCCGTTAGCCGGCTTTTGTAGCAAATTCTATTTGTTCTTCGCCGCTTTGGGTTGTGGGGCTTACTTCCTAGCCCCAGTGGGAGTAGTGACTAGCGTTATAGGTCGTTGGGCGGCCGGAAGGTTGCCACGAGTAAGTAAGTTTGGGGGACCGAAGGCAGTTCTCCGTGCACCGGACACGTAGCTTACCGAATCAGTTGCGACACGGATGGGAATGCATGCTACGAAAGATAGGGTCGAGTCTGATACATCAACCGTCTACTCAATATCCTTGTACGAGTCCACAATGACTACACGAGATGAACCTTGGTTTGGTGAATTGAAGTTGGCCTTAGGTGTAATAGGACTCCCAGTTACTGCGCGCGATCGTATACTGAGGTGCTCCCCGCCGGTTGTTGGAACGACGCGAGCCGGGCCGGGTCTCGATTCAGAAAGATGAAGGGCCCAAAAGTCTAAATAGGGGGTGAAAAATTCCCCATCTCATTGGGGGCGGAAAACGAATCGACATCTCGATGTGATACAGCCCTTTCGATTTTAGTTGGGAAAGAACGGCGAAGTCCATCCGAACCGTCCAATGAAGAATAAGAGGAGAGCAAAGCGCCAATGGCGCGCGAAGCGCATGCGGAACGGGCACGGAGAAAAAGAAGTGTGGAGGAGAAGCAGCCGAGCTCATTCCCTTCGCTTCCTGGGCCCAAAGCAGTGCAGTCTTTCCTGGCCAAATCAAGGATTTGGGGCTTCTTGCTACGCTACAACACTATAGAAATCCATTTTTCTTAGTAATATATATGAATAGAAAGATAGATCCATCCATCTATCCTATCCGATTTCGATTTTGTTATCTAAAAAAGAATCGATTTCATTCAACCTTTGATTCAAAGAACTGCGCTTAGCCCCCCCGCCCATGAAACGGCTCTGCTGCAATGGATGGCAGAGGGTCCGTAGTACCCGAAGCACTGGAGTGATCCAGTAGCCGGGAAGGGGCCTAGAAGTGCCTACTACTACACCACACTACACTTGGCTCTACACATTTACAGAGCTAACCCCTGTCCAGTGCCTGGCAGAGCTAAGGGGGCTTCAATCCTTACTCTTTATCCCCATCTTCGCCCAGGCTTAACGGGGCCTTACTTATTCAGGGGGGAGAGTGGAGCCTCGAAAAGCACTGTTGAGAGGAAGATCCTTGGCCCCTCTTCATTCTCTACAGGGTTCCAAACCTTTCTTCAACATAGGTGACAACGAGCCAGGCAGAGATGGAAGAGATCAAACACGGGAATAAGAAGCAAGCTCGCCTTCCTTTTTGATCATTTTGATAGAGGGGGATGAAGAAAGTGGACAAAAGAGACTCGCATTTCTCATCGAACAAATACAGGAAAAGAATCATATTGAAAACGCTCCTAACCCAACCCCTTCCTTCGTAGAGCCCGTGTATTGTAAGTGATCCGAACCTGCCCGGAGCGAGCCTCCCATAGAGGCAAGTGAAGTTGGTGAGCCGTATGATGGGCAACTATCTCCTGCGGTTCGGAGAGGACTCAGCTGTTAGTTAGTACCCCCTTGGTTTCGGGGTGGACCTTTTCActctattttattatatacGCTTAGCGAAAAGAATGTTTTTTGATACACCTAGGACATGGATTCTATATGAACCAATGGATCGTGACAAGTCGTTACTACTAGCAATGACTTCCTCTTTCATTACTTCATTCTTTCCATATCCCTCTCCTTTGTTCTCAGTTACTCATCAAATGGCACTCAGTTCATATCTTTAAGTTCGATCATTGACAAGGTTCAAAGAAAGGGTGGGCCATTGATAAAGAATCGATGGAAAACCACAATGCTAGCAGATGGCGGGCCTCCgcttttcttttcattaatgAAACCCGccagttattattattatgaactCAAATAAAAGGACAAAAAATTTGGATTTAGAAGGCTTGttcaaaagaacaaaattctTGTGCTTATGTGGATGCGTCGCTCAATTTCCCAAGACTAGAGAAGGGGATTTTCCTACAAAAGATGAAAAGTGCTTAGCTTCAAAGGATGACTTGTTTACTTCCTTTGAGCCCCGTCACTTCTTTTGCGACTGCTAAAGATATTTGGTTTGACGAATGTAATCCCAAGATCTTTCTGGATACTATCTCTGTATCCGTCCATTAGGTGGAGTCCACTTGAGTGTACTACTTTGCGACGATATGCCGGACTTGCTCAATTGGTGAACTTGAGAATGTCGAGTTATTGTTGTTCATATTGTCTGAAATCCATTTTCAACCCTCGCGAATCGCGAATACGGGAGCTGCTACTGAGTACTGAGTGAACGGGCGAAAGGAGATTGGAGAGAAATCCGTTCCACCTTCATCGCATATAAATGGCTTAGCGAACTCAAGAGCACCTTTGTCAGAGACTAGCTACTTTTCAACCGATATAGTTAGGTCATAGTTAGGTCGCAGTCCTATCAGGGGGCCGTATACACGTTTGCAACCTTTTCGTCGGCGATAACAATGTCGTCACCGAGAATGGCTTTTTGAAAACCTTTGCCCTCTATATACTTTATATACTTTCTCAGCCGCACACTAGCATACTAGCATAGGGTGAGTTAGTTTAAATGCAGGCGTCAAACCATTTAGCCGGGTTGGGGGTTGGTGAAGTCGGTATTCGCGAAGGAAGAATGCTCTTCATCTCCCCTCGCCGTAATTATCTCTGGAAGTCGCCCCTACAACCCCTTGACTCCTGCGGGCTACGTTCGAACGAAACGAGAGTAAGGCTTTCTCCACGAGAGAACAGACTGACTACTTGGAGAGGGGCGCCTAGTTAACGGAGTTCACGAGGAAGCGACTTTTGTTAGTGAAGCGAGGCCTCACACATCAAACCATATCTTTATCTTACTGAACCGAGTGAGGTATAGACAGATTATACCACAGCTTGTGTTGTGGCGAGACGAACGGACGAAGCCAGAGGCTCCCTTGCTTGCTTTTGCTTACCGGACAAGAAGGATTATTAgacctattaattattaatggaCTATAGCGAACCATAAGGAAGACCCTCGTGGTCTCCCTTTGACTTGCTAGGAAACTGAGATCACACTCTTTCCTACTCCAGACAAGTAGTACGGGATACGGACTATAACTCAAGCCTACTGCTCCGTACAGAGTCAGGATTCAGGGATTTCAAACACTCTAATGGACTATAACAGCTGAGTAGTACAAGTACAATAGCCCTGAGTGACTCTTGGCTGCCTTCAGTGATAGACGCAATTACTTGGACGATTCTATTCCTACGAATAGAGACCGCAGAGGAAGGCGTTGTCACGAGACCCGCCCTCCgggatagaaaaagaaaaaaatcctaAGTGGCTTCTTGTTTGGGGTATCTGAACCGTATTCTTGTTCGGATGCTTGAATCGAACTCATCTGTTTATTTACGGCAAACCTTGACCATCGTTTCCAAGGGAAATTGATTGAATGCACGATCACGAGCCATTCCCACCGACCCATCATGAGGTCACATCTCATGAGTCTATCGTGCCAAAACTACTAATGCTAAGAATGCTTCG is part of the Solanum lycopersicum chromosome 1, SLM_r2.1 genome and harbors:
- the LOC138347285 gene encoding cytochrome c oxidase subunit 3 yields the protein MESEGAPQEIPFLNTLIPLSSGAAVTWAHHAILAGKEKRAVYALVATVSLALVFTGFQGMEYYQAPFTISDSIYGSTFFLATGFHGFHVIIGTIFSIICGIRQYLGHLTKEHHVGFEAAAWYWHFVDVVRLFLFVSIYWWGGI